A region of Chloroflexota bacterium DNA encodes the following proteins:
- a CDS encoding substrate-binding domain-containing protein codes for MKKASLTVLAILVIIPMVLSACATPAVETTEPVVDETEVVATEEVVETEVVLEPVKVGVIADLTGALAIYGVMIPRSFMLGMEYATGAAGTAGDVFDFAATQENTFMLDGREIQVYVRDDAGSPENTTAVANELIDVVGVDFLVGSTSSSCTATLQEIAFDNQIPLIVAPAAANDITGKDFNEYTFRTSRNNYQDSINECAALTENYSTFVTIAIDNTFGKGAAESFRDACTLDGGEFVTDDIYAPADTTDFTPYMEIIADTDAEAYIVAWAGSGFIPLVQAAEDQGVNETKELGTTFIDNILMPVFYSNAVGTTAGILYHYSAPDNVINDFLVENLSTRYGVYPDLFDADAMNAAIMVVEALKATNGDTDGATLVAAMEGLSFDGPKGLIEIRPEDHVAIQDMYILTLENLTDPTFNFYSYVGTTRPVPPCLLTGDNVARCGDLPVGSLSGE; via the coding sequence ATGAAAAAAGCTAGTTTAACCGTATTGGCCATATTGGTCATCATTCCCATGGTTCTGTCAGCCTGCGCAACTCCGGCTGTCGAGACTACTGAACCTGTTGTGGATGAAACCGAAGTTGTCGCTACCGAAGAGGTAGTCGAGACTGAGGTTGTTCTAGAGCCCGTCAAAGTTGGCGTTATTGCTGACCTGACCGGTGCATTGGCCATCTATGGCGTCATGATCCCCCGTTCATTCATGCTGGGGATGGAATATGCCACAGGTGCTGCTGGTACCGCAGGCGATGTCTTCGATTTCGCTGCCACCCAGGAAAACACCTTCATGCTCGATGGCCGTGAGATTCAGGTCTATGTTCGAGATGACGCTGGTTCCCCTGAGAACACAACCGCCGTTGCGAACGAATTGATTGACGTTGTGGGTGTTGATTTCCTCGTTGGTTCAACCTCCTCATCCTGCACCGCTACTCTGCAGGAAATTGCCTTCGACAATCAAATTCCGTTGATCGTTGCCCCTGCTGCCGCTAATGACATCACCGGCAAAGACTTCAATGAATATACTTTCCGCACCAGCCGCAACAACTATCAGGACTCCATTAACGAATGTGCCGCGCTGACCGAAAATTATTCAACCTTCGTCACAATCGCGATTGACAACACCTTTGGTAAGGGTGCTGCTGAATCCTTCCGGGATGCCTGCACCCTGGATGGTGGTGAATTCGTAACTGATGATATTTACGCACCTGCAGATACGACTGACTTCACACCCTACATGGAAATTATCGCTGACACCGATGCCGAAGCCTATATTGTTGCTTGGGCAGGCTCAGGCTTCATTCCATTGGTCCAGGCTGCTGAGGATCAGGGTGTCAATGAAACCAAAGAATTGGGTACGACCTTCATCGACAATATCCTGATGCCTGTGTTCTACAGCAACGCCGTTGGCACCACCGCTGGCATTCTCTACCACTATTCCGCACCGGACAACGTCATCAATGACTTCCTCGTTGAGAATCTGTCCACCCGCTATGGTGTATATCCTGACCTCTTCGATGCCGATGCTATGAACGCCGCCATCATGGTTGTGGAAGCCCTCAAGGCCACCAATGGTGATACCGATGGCGCGACACTCGTTGCCGCTATGGAAGGTTTGAGCTTCGATGGTCCCAAGGGCCTGATCGAAATTCGCCCCGAAGATCATGTTGCCATTCAGGATATGTACATTCTGACCCTGGAAAATCTGACTGATCCGACCTTCAATTTCTATTCCTATGTGGGCACAACCCGCCCCGTGCCGCCATGCTTGCTCACCGGCGATAATGTTGCCCGCTGTGGTGACCTCCCCGTGGGGAGCCTCTCAGGCGAGTAA